Below is a genomic region from Microbacterium esteraromaticum.
CGAGGGTCGAGACGGCCGTCGGCTGCGAGCTCATCGCCCTCCGCGTAGGCCCGCGCGGCCCCGACATCGACCGACTCGCGCCACGGTGCGTGCGCTGCGTGCGATGAGGTGCGCTCGGCGCGGTCCGGATCGGCCGATCCGTGATCGGCAGGTGCGCTTTCCCGTGCGGGCCGTGCGCCGCCGGATGCCTGCGCCGCGAGCCGCTCGACGAGCGCCTCGGCCGCGATGCGGGCGTCAGCGCGCACGAAGCCGCCGACGTGCGCGTGCGTGGCCGCTGGAGCGACATCGACCTGGAAGACCCGTGTGCCCGGTGCGAACAGTTCGCCGAAGCGCATCGTGAACTGGTTGAGGGAGGCGCCGAAGACGACGGCGACGTCGGCCTCGCGGACGAGCTGCATCGCGCCGTCCGCGCCGAAGCCGCCGGCGACGCCCAGGTCGTAGCGGGTGTCGGGGAACACGCCGCGGCCCAGCGCGGTCGATGCGGTGAGGGCGCCCGTCCGCTCGGCCAGAGCGCCGAGGGCCTCGCCCGCGCCGGCTAGCCAGGCGCCGCGGCCGGCGAGCAGGAACGGCCGCGCAGCCGAGCCCAGGGCCCGGGCGATCTCATCGAGCATCCCGTCGGCGAACTCGCCGCGCGGTGCCAGGGGCGCCGGGAGGCGCGGCGCCGGAGTCTCGGCCACGGGGCCGGCCTCGAGCGAGGCGACGTCGTAGGGGATGGCCAGCACGACGGGCACCCGGTAGGTGAGGGCGTGCTCGATCGCGATCACGGTCGTCGCGGCGGCGTCCGCGTGACCGGTCGTATAGGTGCGCGCGCCGACGGCTGACGCCATCGCGATCTGGTCGACGTCCCACGGACGTGGGCCTGAGGTCGGCTCGTCTCCCACGACGAGCACGAGCGGCACGTGCGCCTGCACGGCCTCGGCCAGAGCGGTCAAGGTGTTGGTGAACCCCGCGCCGTAGGTCGAGGTCGCTGCGGCGATCCGGCCCGAGGCGCGGAAATGCGCATCGGCGGCGACGACGGCGCCCTGCTCGTGCCGGACGGCGGTAAACACGGCGTCGGTCTGCTTCTCGATCGCGTCGAGGAAGTAGGCGTTGCCGTTGCCCATCACGCCGAAGACGTGATCGATGTGCTCGGCGAGGGTGAGGGCGACGTGTGCGGACACGGTGGGCATGATGAAGCGCCTTTCAAGACAGGAAACGGAGGGATCCGTATATGTCTCGCGTCTCGCGCCTCGTCGCGGAGTGCTTCGTGCCCCTTTTTCGAGCATCGGCCGCGGGCGGCCGGACCCTTCGATTCTAGCCGTGGTGGGCGTGCGCCGCGGCGAGCTCGAGAGTGGATGCCGATCGGTCGGCGAGCCGGATGGACGTGACGGACTCGGCCGGCAGGGGCGTCCAGCCCTCACCGGCGACGCCGGTCGATCCGACGGTGATCGTGCCGTCTGCTCCCTCGCGCCAGCGCAGTGCGAAGTAGTCCTCGTTGTGCTCGTCCGGCAGCACGTCGGCCAGCGGGGCGAGCCGCGACAGATCGTGCTCGGTGAGGATGCTCGTCGCGCTGGCATGCACGACGATGAGCTGCTCGCCGTCGAGCAGCAGTGCGTTGAGGCTGGCGAGCGGGAACAGGTCTCTCAGCGTGCCGGCGACGCGCGCGGTCGCCTCGTGCAGACCGACGCCGGCGGCGACCTGCTCGCGGATGAGGGCGAAGAACATCTCGCTGTCAGTGGTGCCTGCAAGGGTGGTGGCGCTCTCGGCGGTGAGCAGGGAGTGCAGTCTGTCGAGCGGCTTGATGGTTCCGTTGTGGCAGAAGGCCATGCCGTCCGCCTCGAAGGGGTGCGCGTTGCACTCGTTGACCGGAAGCCCTGCCGTCGCCCAGCGCAGGTGCACGATCGCGGCGCGCGAGGGAGTCGAGAGCGCGGCGTCGAAGTCGGGATCGTTCGCCGCCGACAGCGGCGATCGGAGCACGTGAGGCGTCTCTCCGGGGGTGCGCACACTCGCCCGTCCCCACCCGTCGCCGTGCAATCGCGCGAGCGAGAGCAGGCTCTCGGCGCCGTCGACCCCGAGCTCGCTTCTGCTCGTGGTGGGAAGCGGGGATACGAAGGCGAACAGCCGGCACATGCAGGGACCTCGGAACAACAGATGGGCGATGGGGCGTGGACGCCGGGTCGCGAACATGCCTCTTCGTTTGTACCTCATCCGGGGCGCAGATGGGGCGATTCGCTCAGGAGTGGGACTCGACGAGGGGTCGGCGCTCGAGCGCGAGGATCATTACGAGAGCGGCGATCGCGAGAGGCACGAGGGCGAGGAACAGCGGCGGCAGCGATGCCGCGTACGCCTCGGCAATGGCCGACGCCGGCACGAACGGATCCCCCTAGACCCGGTGCACGCCGGGGGATCGGATGCACGAGAATAGAGCAATGACGGAAACAGCGATCGAGCGCGAGACGCTCACCTGGGACGGGTTCGGCGACGCGACACGTGATCTCGCACGCGACATCATCGGCAGCGGCTTCGTGCCCGAGGTCGTCGTCGCGATCGCCCGAGGCGGTCTGCTGCCCGCCGGCGCCATCGCCTACGGTCTCGGCGTGAAGAACTGCGGCGCCATCAACATGGAGTTCTACACCGGCATCGGCACGGTGCTGGAGGCTCCCGAGGTGCTGCCGCCCGAGCTCGACATGGACTATCTCGACGGCCGCCGAGTACTGCTCGTCGACGATGTCGCCGATTCCGGGCGAACGCTCGCTCTCGCCGTGCAGCTGCTGAAGGAGAAGGGCGCGGATGTGCGCTCGGTCACCATCTACACCAAGCCGTCGACCATCATCCAGCCCGACTACGCCTGGAAGGACACCGATCGCTGGATCAACTTCCCGTGGTCGTTCAAGGGCACGGTCGTCGAGGAGGATCAGGGCCTGCCGCCCAGCGCGTGACGGATGCTCGAGCGCAGGGTAGCCGAGGAGGATCGGGGCCTGCTCAGCCGCGCATCAGGGCACGGAGCGTCTTGATCGTGTCGGCCTGATCCGCGGACTTGTCGGAACGGTAGCCCTTCACTCGGGCGAAGCGCAGTGCGATGCCGCCCGGGTACCGTGGCGAGCGCTGCACGCCGTCTATCGCGATCTCGACAACGATCTCGGGACGCAGGAACACCGTGCTCGCCGTGCGCCTGCTCTCCAGCGCGGGGAACGTCGAGGTCTGCCAGCGCAGCAGCTCGTCGGTGAGGCCCTTGAAGGTCTTGCCGACCATGACGAACCCGCCGGGCTCGCCGAAGTCCCCGTCCGGATCGCGCGCGCCGAGGTGCAGGTTCGAGAGCATGCCCGTGCGCCGGCCGGATCCCCACTCGGCGCCGAGCACCACGAGATCGTACGTGAGCACGGGCTTGACCTTCACCCACGATTTCCCCCGGCGACCGGCGGTGTAGGTCGACTCCAGCGCCTTCACCAGCACGCCCTCGTGACCCGCGGCCAGGGACTCGCGCGACAGGCGCTCGGCCTCGTCGGCATCGTCGGTGACCGTCCCGGGCATCCGCCATTCGCCGGCGACCCGCTCGAGCTCGGCGAGTCGCACGCTGAGCGGCTCGTCGATGAGATCACGGCCGTCGACGTGCAGGATGTCGAAGAACCACGGCCTGAGGGCGACCTGCCTCGCGACGTCGGCGCCGAAGCGGGACATGGTCTCCTGGAAGGGGCGCGGAGCGCCATCCTCGTCGAGCGACAGCGTCTCGCCGTCGAGGATCAGGTCGTGTGCGGGCAGCGATCGCACGATGTCGACGAGCTCGGGTACGCGGTGCGT
It encodes:
- a CDS encoding thiamine pyrophosphate-binding protein — its product is MPTVSAHVALTLAEHIDHVFGVMGNGNAYFLDAIEKQTDAVFTAVRHEQGAVVAADAHFRASGRIAAATSTYGAGFTNTLTALAEAVQAHVPLVLVVGDEPTSGPRPWDVDQIAMASAVGARTYTTGHADAAATTVIAIEHALTYRVPVVLAIPYDVASLEAGPVAETPAPRLPAPLAPRGEFADGMLDEIARALGSAARPFLLAGRGAWLAGAGEALGALAERTGALTASTALGRGVFPDTRYDLGVAGGFGADGAMQLVREADVAVVFGASLNQFTMRFGELFAPGTRVFQVDVAPAATHAHVGGFVRADARIAAEALVERLAAQASGGARPARESAPADHGSADPDRAERTSSHAAHAPWRESVDVGAARAYAEGDELAADGRLDPRSAARRIAELLPEDRVVVSDGGHFIGWANMYWPVAAPDRMMMVGTAFQSIGQGWPSVVGATRARPEQTIVLTSGDGGGLMAIADLESAVRAAAGRGVAVVWNDAAYGAEINLYGLKGLAEGPMLIPEVDFAAFAGAVGAEGVVVRTLQDLERLRSWASEDPAERRFLVLDLRISGRVIAPYQEEIIRVNS
- a CDS encoding class II glutamine amidotransferase, yielding MCRLFAFVSPLPTTSRSELGVDGAESLLSLARLHGDGWGRASVRTPGETPHVLRSPLSAANDPDFDAALSTPSRAAIVHLRWATAGLPVNECNAHPFEADGMAFCHNGTIKPLDRLHSLLTAESATTLAGTTDSEMFFALIREQVAAGVGLHEATARVAGTLRDLFPLASLNALLLDGEQLIVVHASATSILTEHDLSRLAPLADVLPDEHNEDYFALRWREGADGTITVGSTGVAGEGWTPLPAESVTSIRLADRSASTLELAAAHAHHG
- a CDS encoding phosphoribosyltransferase, which codes for MTETAIERETLTWDGFGDATRDLARDIIGSGFVPEVVVAIARGGLLPAGAIAYGLGVKNCGAINMEFYTGIGTVLEAPEVLPPELDMDYLDGRRVLLVDDVADSGRTLALAVQLLKEKGADVRSVTIYTKPSTIIQPDYAWKDTDRWINFPWSFKGTVVEEDQGLPPSA
- a CDS encoding ATP-dependent DNA ligase — protein: MMLSELVATTDDVAATSSRLAKIDALARLLAAASTDEIRPLVGMLIAAPRQGRLGVGWRTLTSVEVAHADAPSLTITDVDHTLDALALASGSGSAAARQSLLQGLATRSTAAEWDLLARAMMGELRTGALGGVLLDAIARAADRPVASVRRAAMLSGDLGETAVIALTGAEDDLDAVGLAVGRPVMPMLASTAATPTAALEVTGRASVEYKLDGARIQVHRRGDDVGVYTRSLADVTHRVPELVDIVRSLPAHDLILDGETLSLDEDGAPRPFQETMSRFGADVARQVALRPWFFDILHVDGRDLIDEPLSVRLAELERVAGEWRMPGTVTDDADEAERLSRESLAAGHEGVLVKALESTYTAGRRGKSWVKVKPVLTYDLVVLGAEWGSGRRTGMLSNLHLGARDPDGDFGEPGGFVMVGKTFKGLTDELLRWQTSTFPALESRRTASTVFLRPEIVVEIAIDGVQRSPRYPGGIALRFARVKGYRSDKSADQADTIKTLRALMRG